The Glycine soja cultivar W05 chromosome 6, ASM419377v2, whole genome shotgun sequence genome has a window encoding:
- the LOC114415291 gene encoding RNA-binding protein CP31B, chloroplastic-like: MALLRLVCLPSTNQLSTQPHSQSTSFSFLRKTPHSQPINFSLSSFHFPRLSLITTKQTLNLTPTHASTSEQQTEEPLVSEEEFSRTRLLAQNVPWTSTPEDIRTLFEKHGKVLEVELSMYKKNRNRGLAFVEMGSPEEALEALNNLESYEFEGRVIKVNYARPKKEKTAPPPVKPKVVTFNLFVANLSYEASSKDLKEFFDLGTGRVVSAEVVYRDNPRRPSGYGFVSFKSKKEAEAALAEFQGKVFMGRPIRVDRGRRFVQQPGDGSAKSEDTPSELSVNGAEAPQPAEGSAKSEDTPSELSVNGEEADKAD; this comes from the exons ATGGCGCTACTACGTCTTGTTTGCTTACCTTCAACAAATCAATTATCCACTCAACCCCATTCCCAATCCacctctttctcttttcttcgcAAAACGCCCCATTCTCAACCCATCAATTTCAGTCTCTCTTCCTTTCACTTTCCACGCCTATCCCTTATCACAACCAAACAAACCCTTAACCTCACTCCCACACATGCCTCCACTTCCGAACAACAAACCGAGGAGCCTCTTGTCTCTGAAGAAGAATTTTCTCGCACCAGGTTGCTCGCTCAGAACGTGCCCTGGACAAGCACCCCTGAAGACATTCGCACCCTCTTCGAAAAACATGGGAAAGTCCTCGAAGTCgag CTTTCTATGTATAAGAAAAACAGAAACCGGGGTTTGGCCTTTGTCGAAATGGGTTCCCCAGAAGAGGCACTGGAAGCTCTCAATAATCTCGAATCGTAT GAGTTTGAGGGTCGTGTAATTAAAGTCAATTATGCTCGGCCAAAAAAGGAGAAAACAGCGCCGCCCCCTGTGAAACCAAAGGTGGTGACGTTTAACTTGTTTGTTGCTAACTTATCCTATGAAGCAAGCTCCAAAGATCTTAAGGAGTTTTTTGATTTGGGAACTGGTAGAGTTGTCTCTGCTGAGGTTGTGTATCGTGATAATCCTAGAAGGCCGTCTGGATATGGATTTGTGTCCTTCAAGTCTAAGAAAGAAGCTGAGGCTGCTCTTGCTGAGTTCCAAGGAAAG GTTTTTATGGGAAGGCCAATCAGGGTGGATCGGGGTCGGCGTTTTGTTCAACAACCAGGGGACGGGAGTGCAAAGTCTGAAGATACTCCTTCTGAGTTGAGTGTGAATGGGGCAGAAGCTCCACAACCAGCAGAGGGGAGTGCAAAGTCTGAAGATACTCCTTCTGAGTTGAGTGTGAATGGGGAAGAAGCTGACAAAGCTGATTGA
- the LOC114415292 gene encoding blue copper protein-like, translated as MAFSSALILWSLLAINMALPTLATVYTVGDTSGWAIGTDYSTWTGDKIFSVGDSLAFNYGAGHTVDEVKESDYKSCTAGNSISTDSSGATTIALKSAGTHYFICSVPGHCSGGMKLAVTVKSGKASDATPTTSTTTATKSNSSSASSVSPIVAMFIVSSISYYVLRML; from the exons ATGGCATTCTCTAGTGCTTTGATTCTGTGGTCGTTGCTAGCAATCAACATGGCCCTGCCAACCCTCGCAACCGTCTACACCGTGGGAGATACTTCAGGTTGGGCAATTGGTACTGATTATAGCACTTGGACTGGCGACAAGATCTTTTCAGTGGGTGATAGTCTCG CGTTCAACTATGGAGCTGGGCACACAGTGGATGAAGTTAAAGAGAGCGATTACAAGTCGTGCACCGCAGGGAATTCTATTAGCACAGACAGTAGTGGTGCGACCACAATTGCCCTTAAAAGTGCAGGCACTCATTACTTCATATGTTCTGTTCCTGGACATTGTTCTGGCGGTATGAAACTTGCCGTCACTGTCAAATCAGGAAAAGCCTCTGATGCCACACCCACTACTTCCACTACTACCGCCACTAAATCAAACTCGTCTTCAGCGAGTAGTGTCTCACCAATTGTTGCTATGTTCATTGTTTCCTCGATCTCTTACTATGTTTTGCGTATGCTATAA
- the LOC114414279 gene encoding classical arabinogalactan protein 4-like translates to MANTSFFFFFMLLATSSLAQSPSASPAATPKASPSPPQAAAPKASPPTTSSAPPPTTSTPPPPAPAPVSKTAPASSPPSPTPSSSSSSGPTASSPSNSPTDSPPAPVSPSDSPVASGPAVVSDGPADAPTALGPSSHAHLRRVSASGSVAAVAFAAAAALMM, encoded by the coding sequence ATGGCCAATAcatccttcttctttttcttcatgttACTCGCTACCTCCTCTCTCGCCCAATCCCCTTCAGCTTCCCCCGCCGCAACTCCCAAAGCCTCGCCGTCGCCACCACAGGCTGCCGCTCCCAAAGCCTCTCCTCCAACCACCTCCTCCGCTCCCCCACCCACCACCTCCACCCCTCCTCCACCCGCTCCCGCTCCCGTTTCCAAGACCGCTCCGGCCTCTTCTCCTCCGTCCCCCAccccttcctcctcctcctcctccggcCCCACCGCTTCCTCTCCTTCTAACTCCCCCACCGACTCTCCTCCCGCCCCCGTGTCTCCCTCCGACTCCCCCGTCGCCTCCGGCCCCGCCGTAGTCAGCGACGGACCCGCCGACGCCCCCACCGCTCTTGGCCCCAGCAGCCACGCCCACCTCCGCAGAGTCTCCGCCTCCGGATCTGTCGCCGCCGTTGCATTCGCCGCCGCGGCCGCTTTGATGATGTAG
- the LOC114415293 gene encoding uncharacterized protein LOC114415293: protein MANNTEEQQHNSIRSSIMEWKQMHPLHQIAETPTHKLLLKQWLKEEELINNRIALKETQIDSTRKEITTLYIFFFLFHSTTLMLLFNSSSSSSCHRSWVPSLCSLLFSLGLIWALRYKSDVEAHVEKMLQREKEDKGLLGRCVEELKKKGLEFDLLKEVDALRRAKSLRVENKEVRKWSSRDLVSLFFFSMACFSLALTRVILCT from the coding sequence ATGGCCAACAACACCGAAGAACAACAACACAACTCAATTCGATCATCGATCATGGAGTGGAAGCAGATGCACCCACTCCACCAAATCGCGGAAACCCCCACCCACAAGCTCCTCCTGAAGCAGTGGCTCAAAGAAGAAGAACTCATCAACAACCGCATAGCGTTAAAAGAGACCCAAATAGATTCAACCCGCAAAGAGATCACCACACTctacatcttcttcttcctcttccactCCACAACCCTCATGCTCCTCTTCAACtcctcatcatcttcatcttgtCATAGATCATGGGTCCCATCACTCTGCTCTCTGTTGTTCTCGCTGGGCCTCATATGGGCCTTGCGGTACAAGAGCGACGTGGAGGCCCACGTGGAGAAGATGCTGCAGCGGGAGAAGGAGGACAAAGGGTTGCTGGGGAGGTGCGTGGAGGAGTTGAAGAAGAAAGGGTTGGAATTTGATTTGTTGAAGGAGGTTGATGCATTGAGGAGGGCCAAGAGTTTGAGGGTGGAGAACAAAGAGGTTCGGAAATGGTCCTCCAGGGACCTTGTTtctttgttcttcttctctATGGCTTGCTTCTCTCTTGCTCTCACACGAGTCATCTTGTGCACTTAG
- the LOC114415294 gene encoding isoamylase 3, chloroplastic-like: MLHQFTLFAPIFSGGNNAGRCSFAGNSSVRDVRSLRFMKQASGRQSNNEHGVFSETMDRAKHRATTAYGGRAQEGVLEEESSKVIESRPSWKAFPGQSFPLGVSEVDSGINFAIFSQNATAVTLCLVLPERGSIDALDGGMIEMVLDPDLNKTGDIWHICIEDLPRSNVLYGYRIDGPRDWGKGHRFDCSIVLVDPYAKLVEGRRYFGDISMKLSKFLGTYDFDSLPFDWGENYKLPNISEKDLVIYEMNVRAFTSDESSGLDSNIRGSYLGMIEKIPHLLELGINAVELLPVFEFDELEFQRRPNPRDHMINTWGYSTINFFAPMSRYASAGGGSVNASREFKQMVKSLHSAGIEVILDVVYNHTNEADDAFPYTTSFRGIDNKVYYMLDNNGQLLNFSGCGNTLNCNHPVVMELILDSLRHWVTEYHVDGFRFDLASVLCRGIDGSPLNAPPLIRAIAKDAVLSRCKIIAEPWDCGGLYLVGSFPNWDRWAEWNGKYRDDVRKFIKGDSGVKGSFATRVAGSSDLYSVNNRRPYHGINFVIAHDGFTLRDLVSYNFKHNEANGEGGNDGSNDNFSWNCGLEGETDDASVRALRSRQMKNFHLALMISQGTPMMLMGDEYGHTRNGNNNSYGHDTAINNFLWDQLDARKSDHFRFFSNMIKYRHAHEVFNHESFLSKNDITWHEDNWDNHDSKFLAFTLHDKSGGDIYLAFNAHDYFVKVLLPAPPKKRNWFRVVDTNLKSPDDFVLDGVPNVGNTYNIAPYSSILLEAKF, translated from the exons ATGCTCCATCAGTTCACACTCTTCGCTCCGATTTTTTCCGGCGGAAACAACGCCGGCCGTTGCTCGTTTGCCGGAAATTCGTCCGTCCGTGACGTGAG GTCGTTGAGGTTTATGAAGCAAGCATCGGGAAGACAATCGAACAATGAACATGGTGTTTTTAGCGAG ACAATGGATCGTGCCAAGCATAGGGCAACTACTGCTTATGGTGGTCGTGCTCAAGAAGGTGTTCTCGAG GAAGAATCCTCCAAGGTGATAGAGAGCAGACCATCATGGAAAGCTTTTCCAGGCCAGTCATTTCCATTGGGGGTATCAGAAGTTGACAGTGGCATCAATTTTGCTATTTTTTCACAAAATGCAACTGCTGTCACACTTTGTTTAGTCCTTCCTGAGAG GGGAAGCATTGACGCATTGGATGGTGGCATGATAGAAATGGTTTTGGATCCTGATTTGAACAAAACTGGGGACATTTGGCACATATGTATTGAG GATCTTCCACGAAGCAATGTTCTGTATGGATATCGCATAGATGGACCTCGAGACTGGGGTAAGGGGCATCGATTTGATTGCAGCATTGTGCTTGTCGATCCTTATGCGAAACTAGTTGAAGGTCGAAGATATTTCGGGGATATTAGCATGAAGTTGTCTAAGTTTCTTGGCACATATGATTTTGACAGCTTGCCTTTTGACTGGGGAGAAAATTACAAGCTTCCAAATATTTCTGAG aaagatcttgtTATATATGAGATGAATGTCCGTGCATTTACAAGTGATGAATCTAGTGGTTTGGATAGCAACATTCGTGGCAGCTACCTCGGTATGATTGAAAAG ATTCCACACCTTCTAGAGCTTGGTATCAATGCAGTAGAGTTGCTGCCTGTCTTTGAGTTTGATGAGTTAGAATTCCAGAGGCGTCCAAATCCCAGAGATCACATG atTAATACATGGGGTTATTCGACAATAAATTTCTTTGCTCCTATGAGTCGCTATGCTAGTGCTGGTGGAGGATCAGTTAATGCTTCCCGAGAGTTCAAGCAAATGGTTAAATCCTTACATTCTGCTGGTATAGAG GTTATTTTGGATGTTGTCTACAATCATACTAATGAGGCTGATGATGCCTTTCCTTACACTACTTCATTTCGTGGCATAGATAATAAG GTTTATTACATGCTGGACAATAATGGGCAATTGCTGAACTTCTCTGGCTGTG GAAATACATTGAATTGTAATCATCCTGTGGTCATGGAGCTAATTCTTGACAGCCTAAGACACTG GGTCACCGAATACCATGTGGATGGATTTCGATTTGATCTTGCAAGTGTCCTGTGTCGAGGAATTGATGGCTCCCCCCTCAATGCACCCCCACTTATTAgg GCTATTGCTAAAGATGCAGTATTATCAAGATGTAAAATTATTGCAGAGCCTTGGGATTGTGGAGGTCTCTATCTTGTTGGGAGTTTTCCTAATTGGGATCg GTGGGCTGAATGGAATGGGAAATATCGTGATGATGTACGGAAATTTATTAAG GGTGATTCTGGTGTGAAGGGGAGCTTTGCAACTCGTGTAGCTGGGTCTTCTGATCTTTACAGT GTGAACAATCGTAGGCCATATCATGGTATTAACTTTGTTATTGCACATGACGGATTCACCTTGCGTGATCTTGTTTCATACAATTTCAAG CACAATGAAGCCAATGGGGAAGGTGGAAATGACGGAAGCAATGATAATTTTAGTTGGAATTGTGGTTTGGAAG GGGAAACTGATGATGCTAGTGTAAGAGCTTTGCGATCACGGCAAATGAAAAACTTCCATTTGGCATTAATGATATCTCAG GGTACACCAATGATGCTAATGGGGGATGAATATGGCCATACTCGCAATGGAAATAACAATAGTTATGGGCATGATACTgccattaataattttttgtgggaTCAG TTGGATGCACGGAAGAGTGATCACTTCCGGTTTTTCTCAAACATGATAAAGTACAGGCATGCACATGAAGTATTCAATCATGAAAGTTTTCTCAGCAAG AACGACATAACATGGCATGAAGACAATTGGGACAATCATGACAGCAAATTTCTTGCATTCAC GCTTCATGACAAGAGCGGGGGAGATATCTATTTGGCATTTAATGCTCACGATTACTTTGTCAAAGTTCTGCTGCCGGCACCTCCAAAAAAGAGAAACTGGTTTCGTGTG GTGGACACTAATCTCAAATCACCGGATGACTTTGTCCTTGATGGTGTCCCTAACGTAGGAAACACGTACAATATAGCTCCATACTCCTCCATTCTTCTTGAGGCGAAGTTTTGA